One genomic segment of Mauremys mutica isolate MM-2020 ecotype Southern chromosome 10, ASM2049712v1, whole genome shotgun sequence includes these proteins:
- the LOC123378739 gene encoding DBF4-type zinc finger-containing protein 2-like, with protein sequence MAPQDVFLLPEEEEKEVVRSIREMPGTNSESIVKACAPSPCRSQEGIKSISVPQTFIQKLKMGQEHILEISQQTLDICSSEKKHTLMDGAQIANSSHDGQFTDVSPVSHHLHSTPLCHSSPVSPVIAKNIRYSATSNLIPSSRYDHIQKDVCHKDGSLNTNPNPVLASVHPKNPSFSRQRPTCSQGNTSYIISGQSFFKLDGLQSQDETLVSDFCLRDLVGTSNSLSFGASPHLTRYKDMKVSRVEETSVDEIIEEVILKYCHGAPPNELSCIDEESNSYLNISSLLDHNSLEGSEMSFDCEAPVCSGAGLPKAATKDIEFLKEVQVNLEDRNYETQLSSVLKGGSVEQTEAAKQDIIIHNEEPVLPALPHVPPSFVGKTWSQIMYEDDIKIEALVRDFKEGRFHCHFNSEPSANCTGKGMRKKKQKDERKSDIVTGNRTETSSIKALPELNDAISGGSDFDNLLASDALCNPQILQMPRKRTWRLASRCQVVKVSHGTQTSLVNYPIVKRKIIRKEPDPPDQKANTIWSENERISNMKTRLCALKLPEAYTKIMSPLQPKTVVYVLSCPEIKQYKGKPIDVPKMRRNHSSTDSKDSVRYRYKQCSLKYYDPLTNRILKTPPKSTVREKAKKPSHVRQLFRSLSFDANTQKLSDTQKECTPSKFFNWPGFYSSSSATFLSDPVKGNDMNSSLRTEGASISTERSDFPIFVHSEKSYKHVVISPFNSHQSQIEGDVRLTPVNSRVAKTPLKSIRSERLERENSKTMWKRKEGTSREPGFSKKASGPMSVNCGLVRRGSRVASGKQASRTKKQKKEQIRRELSSCAQKSSSVFSIHRHQTRKPTLGKHLKKEKLDAKKLKVRRKPRRTFLNSTIISGITEKRQKITAGSFQKKPELASSKVRSWEIRVSPAL encoded by the coding sequence ATGGCTCCCCAGGATGTTTTCCTGCTTccagaagaggaggagaaagaggtggTAAGAAGCATACGGGAGATGCCTGGCACAAACAGTGAATCCATTGTTAAAGCATGCGCCCCTTCTCCTTGCAGATCTCAGGAGGGCATAAAGTCAATTTCTGTGCCACAGACATTTATCCAAAAACTAAAGATGGGACAGGAACACATCTTAGAAATATCTCAGCAAACTTTGGACATCTGTAGCAGTGAGAAAAAACATACACTAATGGATGGCGCTCAGATTGCAAATAGTAGCCATGATGGCCAGTTTACAGATGTGAGCCCAGTATCTCACCATTTGCATAGCACCCCTTTATGTCACAGTTCTCCTGTTAGCCCTGTAATTGCAAAAAATATTAGGTACTCAGCAACATCAAATTTGATTCCAAGTAGCAGATATGATCACATTCAGAAGGATGTATGCCACAAGGATGGATCATTAAACACAAATCCTAATCCTGTTCTGGCATCAGTCCACCCAAAAAACCCTTCATTTTCACGTCAGAGACCTACCTGCAGCCAAGGCAACACTTCATATATTATCTCAGgtcaatctttttttaaactagatgGTTTACAATCTCAGGATGAAACTTTGGTGTCTGACTTCTGTCTCAGGGATCTTGTGGGTACTAGCAACTCACTAAGTTTTGGGGCATCCCCACATTTAACAAGATACAAAGACATGAAGGTGAGCAGGGTTGAAGAAACTTCAGTAGATGAGATAATTGAAGAAGTCATTCTGAAGTACTGCCATGGAGCTCCACCTAATGAGTTGTCTTGCATAGATGAAGAGAGTAATTCCTATTTAAATATTTCATCACTTCTGGATCACAATAGTCTAGAGGGTTCTGAAATGAGTTTTGATTGTGAGGCACCTGTTTGCTCAGGAGCAGGCCTACCCAAGGCAGCTACAAAGGATATAGAATTCCTAAAAGAGGTCCAAGTAAACCTGGAAGATAGGAACTATGAAACTCAACTTAGTTCTGTTCTAAAAGGTGGTTCAGTGGAGCAAACAGAAGCAGCAAAACAGGATATAATAATTCATAATGAGGAACCAGTTCTTCCAGCTCTGCCTCATGTGCCTCCTTCCTTTGTGGGAAAGACGTGGTCCCAGATAATGTATGAAGATGATATAAAAATTGAAGCACTTGTGCGTGATTTCAAGGAAGGTCGTTTCCATTGTCATTTCAATAGTGAACCCTCTGCCAACTGTACAGGGAAGGGGATGAGGAAGAAGAAGCAGAAAGATGAAAGGAAGAGTGACATTGTTACAGGTAACAGAACAGAAACTTCATCGATTAAAGCATTGCCAGAATTGAATGATGCTATAAGTGGTGGTTCTGATTTTGATAATCTTTTGGCCTCTGATGCACTATGCAACCCACAAATACTTCAAATGCCTAGAAAGAGGACGTGGCGCCTTGCTTCAAGATGCCAAGTGGTCAAAGTCAGCCATGGAACCCAAACCAGTTTAGTGAACTATCCAatagtaaaaagaaaaatcattagAAAGGAGCCTGATCCACCGGATCAGAAAGCAAACACTATTTGGTCAGAGAATGAAAGAATTTCAAATATGAAGACCAGACTGTGTGCCCTCAAGCTTCCTGAAGCATATACCAAAATTATGAGCCCTCTGCAGCCCAAGACAGTTGTTTATGTCCTTTCATGTCCAGAGATTAAACAATATAAAGGCAAACCCATAGATGTTCCCAAAATGAGGAGAAATCACAGCTCCACAGACAGCAAGGATTCTGTAAGGTACAGATACAAACAATGTTCTCTTAAGTATTATGACCCACTGACAAATCGAATTCTGAAAACACCTCCCAAGAGCACAGTTAGAGAAAAAGCCAAAAAGCCCTCCCATGTTCGACAACTGTTTAGGAGTCTAAGCTTTgatgcaaacacacagaaattATCTGATACACAGAAAGAATGTACACCATCTAAATTCTTCAACTGGCCAGGCTTCTATAGTTCTTCTTCAGCGACTTTCCTGTCAGATCCAGTTAAAGGGAATGATATGAATTCAAGTCtgaggacagagggagcttccatTTCCACAGAAAGGTCTGATTTTCCGATATTTGTTCACTCAGAGAAGTCCTATAAACACGTAGTCATTTCACCTTTCAACTCCCATCAGTCTCAGATAGAAGGAGATGTTAGATTAACCCCAGTTAATAGCAGGGTTGCCAAAACACCTTTGAAGTCAATCAGGAGTGAACGATTGGAGAGGGAGAATTCAAAGACAATGTGGAAGAGGAAAGAAGGCACTAGTAGAGAACCAGGTTTTTCCAAAAAGGCTTCAGGACCCATGTCTGTCAATTGTGGCCTTGTGAGAAGAGGAAGTAGAGTAGCCTCAGGCAAACAAGCATCCAGaactaaaaagcaaaaaaaagagCAGATAAGAAGGGAGCTCTCCTCTTGTGCCCAAAAATCTTCTTCTGTCTTCTCCATCCATAGGCATCAAACAAGGAAACCTACTTTGGGAAAGCACCTCAAAAAGGAAAAACTTGATGCTAAAAAGCTAAAGGTTAGGAGGAAACCCAGGAGGACATTTTTGAACTCTACAATCATTTCAGGGATTACTGAAAAGAGGCAGAAAATCACAGCAGGGTCTTTTCAGAAGAAGCCAGAACTAGCTTCTTCCAAAGTTAGGAGCTGGGAGATAAGGGTCTCCCCAGCACTGTGA